The genomic DNA GTGCTTGGTTTGGAAAGAATTCTATCTAAGACCGGAAGATTATAGGCCAGAGTTTTACCGCTTGCTGTACCAGTAACCAGCACGACATTCTTGCCTTCAGCAATTGCATCAAGCGCCGCTGCTTGGTGGGAATAGAGACGGGTGATCCCCAAACCTCTCAAACGCTCCAAAAGCGCTTCGCTTGGCATATGCTCCGGTGAGCTATACTGGGCGGGGCGTTCAGGCAGCTTTCCGATATGAGCGATTTGCCCTCGGTAGTT from bacterium includes the following:
- a CDS encoding DEAD/DEAH box helicase yields the protein MNTEEFLEQIRSSANYRGQIAHIGKLPERPAQYSSPEHMPSEALLERLRGLGITRLYSHQAAALDAIAEGKNVVLVTGTASGKTLAYNLPVLDRILSKPST